A genome region from Schistocerca americana isolate TAMUIC-IGC-003095 chromosome 1, iqSchAmer2.1, whole genome shotgun sequence includes the following:
- the LOC124605432 gene encoding uncharacterized protein LOC124605432 has protein sequence MDEIDTELLITLVEVRPVLWDKTLDAYRDRIATKNAWREVCVALKQDFDEMEDKDKNAFGIEVIRRWTNLRDSFVKSNIKIQAAKKSGSAAKKMKKYVYSDQLQFLKKLYDARETEDSFQSERTARLEEDIETQGSVENTENVSGPFDTAPTQQTSKSECHTNRKHRKPDAIEMKILRALEEDKPCSKMSFLLSLKPHLEKFDEQDYLQFQMGVLKVIENIYERRNILTAQPPPFTHYTPPMPYNNRFQAYSYSPMENAAPISSYHTHQIRPPPAAPNPTTFLEQPLQTSQGRSSYQRINKVPPPYPSPSTSSHEGPPSTTQFYNVFAESLSPQSDSTVSPATNSLVSTADIDIDFSTS, from the exons atggatgaaattgatactgaacttttgataaccttggtggaagtaagacctgttctgtgggacaaaactctagatgcgtatagagatcgtattgctacaaagaatgcttggcgggaagtttgcgtagcactgaagcaagattttgatgagatggaagacaaagataaaaatgcgtttg gtatagaagtaatacggaggtggaccaatctacgagactcctttgtgaagtcaaacataaaaattcaagctgcgaaaaaaagtggctcagcagcaaagaaaatgaaaaagtatgtatattctgatcagctgcagtttctaaaaaagctgtatgatgctcgagagacggaggacagttttcaatcggaacgcaccgccagactggaagaagatatagaaacgcagggctccgtcgaaaatactgagaatgtttctgggccatttgatacagcacccacacaacaaacatccaaaagcgagtgccatacaaacagaaaacatagaaaacctgatgcaatcgaaatgaaaatattacgagctctggaagaagacaaaccttgcagcaaaatgtcatttttacttagtctgaagcctcatctggaaaaatttgatgaacaggattatcttcagtttcagatgggagtcctcaaagttatagaaaatatatatgaaaggagaaatatattgacagctcaacctcctccatttacccattacacacctcccatgccctataataatagatttcaagcttattcttattcacctatggaaaatgctgctccaatatcctcttaccatacgcatcagattcgtcctcctccagctgcaccaaacccaactacttttctcgaacaaccattacagacttctcaaggtcgcagttcttatcaacgaattaataaagtgccaccaccatacccttcgccttccacaagtagccatgaaggcccaccatcaacaacgcagttctacaacgtttttgcagagagcctgtcgccacaaagtgacagtacagtcagtcctgctacaaactctttggtttcaactgctgatattgatattgacttttctacttcataa